One Mastomys coucha isolate ucsf_1 unplaced genomic scaffold, UCSF_Mcou_1 pScaffold7, whole genome shotgun sequence genomic window, TATATTTAATTGTTCCCCCCGGGGCTATAGagcagctcagaggttaagagcacttgctggttttACAGAAgagccaggttcagttcccagcacccacatgggagctcagAACCCTCagttaacttcagttccagatctggtgtcctcttctgacctgtgcATGCAGCCCATATGTAcacagtgcacatgcatacacgcagACAAAAAAActcacacatagaataaaaataaacatttttagaatTATCAGAATGTAAATGCTATATCCTCAGTTTACTtctagtatgaaaaaaaaaagttcactgtCCTAAAGAAatctgcagagacaaaaaaacgAAAACACTCACTCTGGCTCCAAAGGTCCAAGCTCCTGCAGGCACACAGTCAAGGGAACTCTATTCAAAGACCAAGATTCAGAATCCACAAGCTGAGTGACATGATTCAGAAGTTGGATCTCATAATCAAATTCAAGAATCCTCCAGTAGCCTACAAATTCCAAATGTCAAACTTACCAAAGAACATTTTAAGTGAAGGTATTAGATAATCAGTTACTAAAGCAGTAACACCCTGGTACCCATAAGGCATTGCAGTGGCTACTGTTAACTGTCAACTAGATCCAACCGAGGGTCCCCTGGAAGAGACTCTCCAAGAGGGATGGCTTGAGGTAATCTGTGTGGTGTGATGCTGTTGATCACAACTCTCTGACCACAGCGATGTGAAAACAACGAGTTCTCATGAAGAAGTCCAGTTCACTGCAAAAGTGACAATTCTATCAAGGTGTGGACAAGAAAAATAACCGTAGGCAATCAAGATGGCTTTCCCCATTCCTAAAgaaactacatacatacacactggaATTTTCTTCAGCAGTAAAGAAGGTGATGAAGATATCTGAAGGAAAAGGTATTGAAGTGGAGAATACAGTATATTAAGAGAACTAGACAAGAAAGACGAGTATCATGTTTTCTTCAATATATAGAAtctagatttatatattacatatatatatattgtgtgtgtatgtgtagatacacatatatgtgatgTAAAGCAGAAACAGAATTATATCTagatttaaatatgtgtgtgtgtgtgtgtagatacacaTATGTAGGATGTAAAAGCAGAAACAATTATATCTAGATttaaatattgtgtgtgtataaatacacactTGTATGCAGGATGTAAAAGCAGAATTATAAGGAGAATTATAATCCTATAAGGAAGAAGTCTAATGGgaatggagaaggaaaagaagttaagggaatatatttatatatgtatatgtcataaAACAAGAAGATCTGTGTCCAGGGGAGGTGCTAGAGGAGGCAGTGgaagaatggctaagaacaagcCATatgatacatacacatgaaaatgtcacagtggAATCTGTCTCTTTGTATGctaaccataaaattaaaaaaaaaaaaaaaaaaaaaaaaaaaagacacctgtCCCCATTTCAGAAGAAATCTGAGTGCCGTTGTATGAGGTAGTGTGGACCTATGATCCCAGCCGTatggatgctgaggcagaagaatctcaaaCGTGTAACACCAGCTAGCTACATACCAAGTTCAAGTTCTAGGCCACTCAGAGCTACAGAGCAATCGCCTACaagaatttaacattttaaaatttaacaatacCCTCAAGTTTATAGCTATCATTTTTCTATTCGTATTCTGGAAAACTGAAAGAATCCCTACAAAACAAAGTGGGTGAAATAAAGccagaaaagaaagccaggtgtCATCTATGCATTTCCCTACTAAAACTTTACCTGTTGCtatgaaaatgaatttgaaagacatcATTAAGATATATCATTTGGTTTCCCTCCCTCGCTTTAACTTTGAGTGTAATGGGCCTCCATATGATGTGGTAATTACCAGGAGGCTTTCTTAATTAAAATCCTTATCTTAAATGCTTAAGACCAAATGAGCAAGCACACAAAGGCTAAATGCTTCTGGTTAGTTCTTAAAGGGGCACAAAGAGCTTTATTTAACAGATTTTGCTACATTTAAGGGGTTAGGTACATGAAAGCTAATCTTGTCTAGAAGACTTTGAGCAAACTGAATAGTATATCCACCAAACCACACTGGTTTCCCTCTTCCTAATGAATAGAGTGAAGAATTAAGTTGTTTCTCTAGGCAAGCTAAGAGTGGGCTCACAGCCTTTAACATaggtacttgggaagcagaagcaggaggatttttatgagttcaagactagcttgaTCTATTTAGTTAAATTCCAGGCTATCCAGGACTGTAtagtgagaacctgcctcaaagatagatagatagagagagagagagaaagaaagaaagaaagaaagaaagaaagaaagaaagaaagaaagaaagaaagagagagagaaagaaagaaagttagatAGATAAGCaagcagacagactgacagatgaTAAAGTGGGCTCATAGATGCATATAAACATGGACTCAAAAATGAGTATAGATCCAGATTCTGACAAAAAGGCTATATTCCACAGCAGAAGACAATCAAAACCTCAAAGGTACCACAGAACTCCTCCATCGACTGCTGAGATTAACCTCTTTTAGGtgcattttaaatgataaataatgcATGTTCATCAATGCATTGGCATTAGTACATGAAGAAGCACAGCCCACATTCCAAACTATTTAGAAAACTAATGAAGTTGTTGAACTGATTCTGAACTAGGAGTCCAAAGCTCTGCCCCTCACTCAGCACAATCCCAGACCCTGGCTAGGCCTAcgttttttttcattctttctttctttctttctttctttctttctttctttttttttttaagatttatttatttggggctggagagatggctcagtggttaagagcactgagtgctcttctgaaggtcctgagttcaaatcccagcaaccacatggtggctcacaaccatccgtaatgagatctgatgccctcttctgatgtggctgaagacagctacggtgtactcacatataataaggaaaacaaaaacaaaaagatttatttatttattttatgtgtatgagtacactgtagttgtacagatagatggctgtgagccatcatgtggctgctgggaattgaagtcaggatgGCCTGCTCGCTctaccccactcactctggccccactcactctggccccgctcactccccCTTGCTCGCTCCGCCCTGCAGATacctacactgtagctgtcttcagatgcaccagaagaggacatcagctCTCATTAAgggtgtttgtgagctaccatgtggttgctaggatccgaactcaggaccttcggaagagcagtcaatgctcttacccactgagccatctcgccagcccaggctTCATTTTCTTACCTATTTAAAACTCGATTTAAACGAAAAGATCGGACTACTTGATATTCAAGGACTTTTAAAGAGAAAGTCCTGTCATAAGTAGTTAAGATGTCACTGGTCACAGACTGACAGATTGACCTCAGGTAAGGACCATCTTATAGCCTATCCCATATCCCAAACAttgtcagtctgtgtgtgtgtgtgtgtgtgtgtgtgtgtgtgtgtatgtgttgggatTCAAACACGAGGCCTCACCCACATTCAGCAAGTATTCATCTGCTTATAATATCATTGAACATAAAAGGAAATTAACCACGCATACACCATGGGCAAGGGGCCCAAAGCCTCTCTCTTGCATATGCTACCGGTTGGTTCCACCATTAGGAATGGTACTAGTTACACTACCTCCAATCTCACAGGCATTTAGGACTTGtaactgagccatcatctcttccTCACTTGCCTGAATCTGATTGAGCAGATCTTCAGTTGtatactgaaacaaacaaaacagacacacattTTCATGATCTGGGAACAACGGCTTTCTTAATGTTCTTGTTGAGTTTTAGAGGATAAATAAAAGGAGCCTGAAGCACACAGTAGGACCACGTGGTATCCCATCCAATTAATATCTCTGCCCCATCctgctccttttctcttttcacctCTATTCTAATCCAATCAAGGCAATATTATGAGACTGGGATTACAACAGGCTGTACCAGCGGGCCGGGCTCCACTTCCCTTCAGAGGTCACATAAAGTCCAGCACATTTAAATGCCAGCATCCCTGACAGCATGCCGTTTAGCCAGATTGCTTTATGTTTGAAACTATTATCACACACGTTTTAAAGAAGTGAGACTGCCACCCATGATAACAAGGTATGGGGGCTCACACCTACAGTCTTAGCACATGAAGAAGTAGAGGCAAGGGGATGGCTGCGAGTTCCGAGCCAGCCAAGTCCACAGATCAAGACTCTTatccttctcctccccaccccacccccactccctgccaaattttaaattttttaaaaaaaatgaatgacattttaaattttcaaataaaaccagGAAATACATTTCTTACTTTTGAGCGGCTTGCATCCCTTTCTTTCTGACTGTCAGGGCCTTCGAAGGTATTTTCCATTAGAAGTCTCTTTAGCTTTTTTAGCCTAGGTCTGCATCTTCTTAACTCCCAATAATGATTAGAGAAACCAAGGATCTGGAAATCACAATGCAACATAAGCCTTCAGAGGCCTTTCCAAAGACTAAGCATTCCCACAGAGCCCCACCTGCTCAAGAACACACAAAAGGCAGCCATGAACCCTGTCCCCACTCCTGGGACAGCCCCACCAACCAGATGGGAACAACTGAACAAAGACAGTAAGAGCGgtgccaagcatggtggcatgcacggTGGTACATACACAAAGGTcaagcatccatacacataaaataaaaataaataaaacctccaaaaagaaaaaaccagggCTTGGCATAGCAGCACGtgctttaatcctagctctcaggagataaagggaggtggatctctatgatttccaggccagcctggggtacatagtgagaccttgtctctctctttttttttttcaagacagggtttctctgtgtatccctggctgtcctggaactcactctgtagaccaggatggcctcaaactcagaaatccgcctacctctgcctcacaagtgctgggattaaaggtatgcgccaccactgcctggctagagaccttgtctcaaacagacaaaacaagtaaataaaaacatacaaccATAGTGGGGAGTCTAAAGCACTTGCGTGGTCCTAGCCctaaggaggaggagagaagaacaagagttcaaaatcagcctgggGTACAGTGAAAaatggtctcaaaaaacaacaagctAGAAAGATACCtgggtggtagagtgcttgcccagcatgcaacaaagtcctgggtttgaccCTGAGCACTACTATATATAAACCAGGTATGTATGGGGCATATGCCTGagatcccaccacttgggagttGGTAACAGGAGGCTCAGagattcagggtcatcctcagctatatagcaagttcaaggcacacacctttaatcccagcagcacttgggagacagaggcaggtggatttctgaattcaaggccagcctggtatacagagtgagttccaggacagccagggctatatagagaaaccttgtcttgaaaaaacaaaaaggggctggcgagatggctcagtgggcaagagcactgagtgctcttccgaagatcctgagttcagatcccagcaaccacatggtggctcacaaccattcgtaatgagatcagacgccctcttttggtgtgtctgaagacagctgcagcaaattacaccagagcggggccagcagaggccctgagtccaacagcagccacacacatgatggctacagtatactcatacacataaaataaataaaataaatctttaaaaaaaaagaaaagaaaaaccaaaaaagaaaaaaaaaaacaagttcaagaatagcctgggctacatgtttcacatacacacacacacacagaaagagagagagagagacagagacagagacagagagagagagagagagagagagagagagagagagagagaaagagagaaagagagaaagagagagggggagagaggagagaaaaagagagaaaaagagagagatgaaatttATAGGGAGTTCCTCTATCCTAACACCACATAAATCACTAAAACTTCCCAGCATGCTCCCTTCTTTGCGCTCAAACAGCTGACCTGAGTCATTCTGAAAGAATTAAGGACTTTGCTTTAGTTCTTGAAGACACCCAAGACAGGCTGGAGACTGTTGTTTGGTAACTACCATCAGCATTCTCTAAAGACTCTATATCAACAAACTAACCTAACTTCAAAGCTAGGAATCACATTCCCTTCCAGCCTCAAGTTTCTTCATCTCCCTACCTCAGATATACCACAAACACTCTAGTTAAGGTTGAGAGGATTAACTTTTCAAAacatagtgtggtggtttgaatatgcatggcccagggagtggcatcattaggaggtgtgaccttgttggagtaggtgtgtctctgtgggcatgggttataagaccctcttcctagctgcctggaagccagtcttctgctagcagccttcagatgaagatgtagaactctcagctcctcctgtaccacgcctacctggatgctgccatgctcctaccttgatgatgaTTTGAATGAacgtctgaacctgtaagccagacccaattaaatgtccttataagagttgccttggtcatggtgtctgctcacagcagtaaaaccctaactaagacactatctcCAGCataacttattaaaataaaaattgggaaaacagggctagagagatagctcagcggttgagagtattgactgctcttccagaggtcctaagttcaattcccagcaaccacatggtggcttacaaccatctgtgatgagatcagatgccctcttctggtgtgtctgaagacagctatagtgtactcattaaaataaataaataaacctgtaaaaaaaaatttttttaaaaaaatgggaaaacaCTAAGAATGAgtcagccgagcagtggtggtgcacacctttaatcccagcacttgggaggcagaggcaggcggatttctgggatttctgagttcgaggccagcttgtctacagagtaagttccaggacagccaaggctatacagagaaaccctgtcttgaaaaacaaaaaacaaaaaacaaaacaaaaaaaaaaggaatgagtcACTCAGTAGTTTAAAGAACTGGTTGGTATTCCTGAGGATCCAGGTTCTagtcccaacacacacacacacacacacacacacacagcatctaacaactatctgtaactccagttccaaggggacctgacgccctcttctggcctctacggGCACTGTATGaacatggttcacagacatagATATGGACATATGCcccccttccacacacacacacaaattttttacaaaataaataagttaaattaaataatttttttaaaaaaggaacgaGTACCTAATAAATTTACTACATTAAGAGAAAGACCAGATGTGTCTGAGGGGGGAAAAGAAGCGGAACTATAAAGAGACTTCACaaattcaaacaaaactaaaagaatgcTGAGGAATTTCAAGCTCTAGTAAAGACAGCTTTAGATTCACCGTGACGACACATATCTTATACCAAAAGTTTTTAGCCAAAGGCAAGCTTGGAACACAAACCACCACTCTCAAGACTCAGGTACCTCTGTGTGAACGATGTTACTCGGTGTTTCCTCCCCCTTCAACTGGTCTGGAGTTTTGCAACCAGGGATGAAAAGCAGCATATTGGATGTGTCTGCTATCTTCAAGTCGTAGGTTTTGTCTTTACTGCACAACACAGCTTGTTCATCCTTATCTCCTCGAATCACAAAACTACATGGAAGGGGGAAAGACATGGCTTATTAAAGTGGGATAGCTCGCTTTAAATAACTTCCAAATCCTCTGGCTTCTAGATTTAAAATTAAACCCTGAGAATGTGGCGCTTTGAAAGAGAACCCCTGGCCCAAaggctcaggcatttgaacacttggtccccagctggcagCACTATGTGAGGAGGgcttaggaggtgtagccttgctggaggaagtatgtcactgagggggAGCTCTGGGAGTAAGACGCCTGCCCACTTCCAGTTCACTCTCTCAGCTTTGTGCTTGCCATAAAAGACATGACCtcagctccctcctcccactgcacGCCTGCAGTTTACTGCCGCGATTTCTGTCATGATGGACTCCTCCCtctttggaactgtaagcccgACAACACTTTTCCTTcgataagctgccttggtcaagGTACGTGAAAATTGCAAGAAAACTGGTACAGGCCCCTATGATACAATGATAGAGTCCATAAAATACTggaacatgggtgctggagagatgactcagtggttaagaatattgactgctcttccagaggtcctgagttcaatttccagcagccacatggtggctcgcaaccatctgtaatgagatctgatgcccccttctggtgtgtctgaagatgggtACAGtgtactatatacataaaataaataaatagttcttttaaaaaaaaaaattactgggaCATATGAGAGCTAGCTAGCTTTCTGGTACCtaaccaaagaaaaataactaaatacaGACCAGAAAgattcaaagaaaccagaaggtCAAATATCACCAGAACATGCCAAGAAAAATCAGAAGATAATTCATCAAGATGCTGTGGTATTCAGTTGGCTGAAGGGCCAATGGTGACACTCACTTGTGACCTAGCAATTAGgaggttggaggcaggaggatcagaagtttcaaggccatcctcagctacacagtaatATATGGCACACAGTGGGTCTGAAGTCAGCCTGATTTACTTGAgattctttctaaaaataaaaacacaacaaaaccaaaacaccagacaaccaaaaaagcaaaagaagtctTCTAGAACAGACTAAATTGGTACTTCTCACATACAGACATGTTAGGGAATACGGACACAAAGCAGACTGGCATATGGTGGGTCTAGATAGGACCTAGGATTCTGCATCTCTCACAAGCTCCCCAAGTATGAGTACATAGCTGGTACCTATCAAGTCATCCATGTCTTATTCTGCATAAGCAAATGTGCACACAGTATAGCCTAGCCATCAGCCATATGCTATGGCTAAGGACCTAAGACTGCAACACTACATGAGAACTGTCTACAAACTTAAGACTGGTGTTCACCTCAGCTGAAGGGAAGATGAAGGCGAGGAGCAAGGagaacagagacaaagatggtgccacacacactttgcgtggcgtgacggcggtatttgaggcataaacttcaaggaaagtcagtctcctgcctcctcattgtcgcctggcaccccaaactcagaggtagcccagatatgtcctcatacttgtgtggtaggggcccaccaagatatcatttcttaacagctagaaaaagaaaattcggacattgctctctgaccttcaccaatgttctaacgtcctagtcaaaccctggcttggaatgttaagccattctaactaattgcctccagcattgtgggtagggcgtTAAAGCTTACAGAAAAGAGACAacatagagcattcagcattcagcagcaggcagtctgcattcagcattctagagtcGGCATTCAGACTCGCTCACACTCCgtctagaaccagaacttaggtggactagggcttagattccTATAGTCCATAGCCCCCTGGGCCCGGAGCGCTTgggccggggggtgggggtgggggggtgggttggggtgggtACAGAACCAGTCGAGATTCTAGAGATTGAACATTCAAGATTCAAGCATTCCACATTGAAGATTCGaacattcagcattgaggactcgagattcaagcctctattctccttgCTGGCGCACCCACagcctcccaggactctggagaCCATGCAGCCCAaacatactcggagcccaggggtaCTGCACCAGTCCATAGGAGATGGCTACTTTTTTAGACctaatgtgttttagatggcctcagatgtaccttgactactgagctgtcagatttttcatctctcttttgcaatgattgtaaaagcctcaatgtcatttttgagaaatacactcagaccttacaccactcgtgtctagtctgtttgtcaaagccaaatcccgtgcacacctggccagaacccatcgtcccgtggaacaaggggccccataagaaaccccagtccgtggtaaGATGGCATGGTGTTGGCTCTGGGTTTTCTATGCGATTCACTTCCCTTAactaaataacaattaaaaaatctaatgccaggcagtagtggtgcatgcctttaatcccagcatttgtgaggcagaggcaggtggatttctgagttcgaggcctacagagtgagttccaggacagccagggctatacagagaaaccctgtctcgaaaaacaaacaaacaaacaaacaatcaaagcTAAAATATGAGATTCGAATTTTCTAAAACTAAACCTTTAATTTAGTATAAAGAATAAAagggctttggtttgttttttttttttttttaaagactcttgGTACCAATAATGTTTATTGGGTCcaagtacatattttttttttagatttatttttatttattatacgtgtatgagtacactgtagctgtacagatggttgtgagccatcatgtttgtggctgttgagaattgaactcaggacctctgctggctctggctctgcttgctccagcgtaattcactgtagctgtcttcagacacaccagaagagggtgtccgatgcattatgggtggttgtgagtcaccatgtggttgctgggatccaaactcaggatctttggaagagcagtcggtgctcttacctgctgagccatctcaccagcacctcCAAGTACATATTTTTTAACAGTCCTTTCTACATCCTATTACTCCCACTTGGAAATATTTTGTTAGGAGTAGAAAgtaagaccaggagttcaaggtcatccctggctATAAGACCAGCTGAGGCCAGCATAggatacacaagaccctgtctcaaaactaaaagtgAAGGATACATTTTATACCAACTCTTgttcataaacaaacaaacaaataaaaagggaggCCAAGCTGACCCCAGTTCATCAGATTAAAAACCTACATGAGCCagatggtggtagcacatgccttttaatcctagcactcaggaggcagaagcaggcagatctctgagatcaaagccagcctcacttacagatggagttccaggacagccaggctacacagagaaaccctgtctcgaaaaacaa contains:
- the Dscc1 gene encoding sister chromatid cohesion protein DCC1 isoform X3, translated to MLYVVSFLFVIRGDKDEQAVLCSKDKTYDLKIADTSNMLLFIPGCKTPDQLKGEETPSNIVHTEILGFSNHYWELRRCRPRLKKLKRLLMENTFEGPDSQKERDASRSKYTTEDLLNQIQASEEEMMAQLQVLNACEIGGYWRILEFDYEIQLLNHVTQLVDSESWSLNRVPLTVCLQELGPLEPEEMIEHCLKCYGKKYVDKGEVYFELDADKICRVTAEMLLQNAAKFNLAEFQEVWQQSVPEGMTTRLDQLKGLALVDRNSRPEIIFLLKVDDLPEGTQERFNSLFSLREKWTEEDITPYIQDLCGEKQTIGALLTKYSRSSMQNGIKVYNSRRLIS
- the Dscc1 gene encoding sister chromatid cohesion protein DCC1 isoform X2 yields the protein MSPPLASRRTREEVDATLQVAKLNAAELLPTVHCLSFGPGTGGAATGDFCLLELEPALCQQLEAGDSFVIRGDKDEQAVLCSKDKTYDLKIADTSNMLLFIPGCKTPDQLKGEETPSNIVHTEILGFSNHYWELRRCRPRLKKLKRLLMENTFEGPDSQKERDASRSKYTTEDLLNQIQASEEEMMAQLQVLNACEIGGYWRILEFDYEIQLLNHVTQLVDSESWSLNRVPLTVCLQELGPLEPEEMIEHCLKCYGKKYVDKGEVYFELDADKICRVTAEMLLQNAAKFNLAEFQEVWQQSVPEGMTTRLDQLKRFVRREANYRCVAY